The Candidatus Flexicrinis affinis genome has a segment encoding these proteins:
- a CDS encoding exo-alpha-sialidase, translating to MQARALTRFLTALIDQGRARVLVPAYRPSTGHWFGGGNLIQLADGTLLLSGRYRNYGDSRTGLGAGERGLECAVFASEDRGRTFRKIVSFSKADLSQSGAEVVSIEGTSLHALLDGSIELFVSSEKDIPYPDGLAEYQKPGTGVWSIDRIAAPSVSSLDPARMEPVIANHDLPEYLHVKDPSVFNMPDGDTGLIFCSHPFTWASSNTGLAIRRSGASPFDIVDWEAASRGPTWDIAATRVTGRLAVPALGAFADGPPRFVYFYDGAECLRKLDENPNARRRPRGYSCEELGGAFVGGPLPTRDMQRLSRLAPLFVSPYGTGSSRYVSTLTLEEGILAIWQQSQPDESQPLVGHVLPMNEVERLLRPG from the coding sequence GTGCAGGCGCGCGCGCTTACACGGTTCCTGACCGCCCTGATCGATCAGGGGCGCGCCCGCGTGCTGGTTCCCGCGTACCGTCCATCGACGGGCCATTGGTTTGGCGGCGGCAACCTGATCCAGCTCGCCGACGGTACGCTGCTGCTGAGCGGACGCTACCGCAACTACGGCGATTCGCGAACCGGGCTGGGCGCGGGTGAACGCGGGCTGGAGTGCGCCGTGTTCGCCTCGGAAGATCGCGGCCGGACCTTCCGCAAGATTGTCAGCTTCAGCAAGGCCGATCTCAGCCAATCCGGAGCAGAGGTGGTGTCGATCGAGGGGACATCGCTTCACGCCTTGCTGGACGGATCCATCGAGCTGTTCGTCTCGTCCGAGAAAGACATCCCGTATCCCGACGGTCTGGCCGAGTATCAGAAGCCCGGCACCGGCGTCTGGTCGATTGATCGAATCGCGGCGCCGTCAGTGAGCAGCCTTGACCCCGCACGCATGGAACCGGTGATTGCGAACCACGATCTGCCCGAATACCTGCACGTTAAGGATCCATCCGTCTTCAACATGCCGGATGGCGATACGGGGCTCATCTTCTGCTCGCATCCGTTCACGTGGGCGTCCAGCAATACCGGGCTTGCCATCCGGCGTTCGGGTGCCTCGCCCTTCGACATCGTTGACTGGGAGGCTGCGTCTCGCGGCCCGACTTGGGACATCGCCGCGACGCGCGTGACGGGGCGATTGGCGGTTCCGGCACTGGGCGCATTCGCCGACGGCCCGCCGCGCTTCGTCTACTTCTATGACGGCGCAGAGTGCCTGCGCAAACTGGACGAGAACCCGAATGCCCGGCGCAGACCGCGCGGGTACTCCTGTGAAGAACTGGGCGGTGCGTTCGTCGGCGGCCCGCTACCGACCCGCGACATGCAGCGCCTTTCGCGGTTGGCTCCGCTGTTCGTTTCGCCGTACGGGACCGGTTCGAGCCGATATGTGTCGACATTGACACTTGAGGAGGGCATTCTCGCCATCTGGCAGCAGTCCCAGCCGGACGAGTCGCAGCCGCTGGTCGGGCATGTCTTGCCGATGAACGAGGTTGAACGGCTGTTGCGGCCCGGTTGA
- a CDS encoding carbohydrate ABC transporter permease has translation MRWKEVPLPIKIIAYVILFLLTSMTLAPFMYFVSLSVSEFRDTYQIFLLPRSFTVDNYVKAWNEVDLGRHLFNSLYITGSALALNLSVGALAAYALARFRFPLREPIYNLFIAGLILSAEVLLIPLFLNTRQLGMTNQPYTLPIVYATIGLPLTIFILRAFFESLPGEIMDAALTDGANIWQTFWYVALPMSRSGLLTVGLFQFVFFWDEFALSYTLVTNPALRPLSSGLAKLYGEYFIDYPVLAASLVFAVIPVLIVYLLTQKQLLRGMTMGALK, from the coding sequence ATGCGCTGGAAAGAAGTCCCCCTCCCGATCAAAATCATCGCGTACGTCATCCTGTTCCTATTGACCTCGATGACGCTGGCGCCGTTCATGTACTTCGTTTCGTTGTCGGTCTCCGAGTTCCGCGACACATACCAGATCTTTCTGCTGCCCCGGTCGTTCACAGTGGACAACTACGTCAAGGCGTGGAACGAAGTCGACCTTGGGCGGCACCTGTTCAACAGCCTGTACATCACCGGGTCGGCGCTGGCGCTCAACCTGTCGGTCGGGGCGTTGGCGGCGTATGCGTTGGCGCGCTTCCGGTTCCCGCTGCGTGAGCCGATCTACAACTTGTTCATCGCCGGGTTGATCCTGTCCGCCGAGGTGCTGCTCATCCCATTGTTCCTGAATACGCGCCAGCTCGGTATGACCAACCAGCCGTACACGCTGCCGATCGTATACGCGACCATTGGACTTCCGCTCACGATCTTTATCCTCCGCGCGTTCTTCGAGTCGCTGCCCGGCGAGATCATGGATGCGGCATTGACCGATGGCGCAAACATCTGGCAGACGTTCTGGTACGTCGCGCTGCCCATGAGCCGCTCAGGCCTGCTGACCGTCGGCCTGTTTCAATTCGTCTTCTTCTGGGATGAGTTCGCGCTGTCCTATACGCTGGTCACCAACCCGGCCCTGCGTCCGCTCAGCTCCGGCCTTGCCAAGCTGTACGGCGAGTACTTCATCGACTACCCGGTTCTCGCAGCGTCGCTGGTGTTCGCGGTCATCCCGGTGCTGATCGTGTACCTGCTGACGCAAAAGCAGCTCCTGCGCGGCATGACGATGGGAGCCCTCAAGTGA
- a CDS encoding sugar phosphate isomerase/epimerase, which yields MSAEAQVEWGFVTNCLGSTTIDEAVAIAREAGLTCMEVGPSVKRDLAAFKRVVTEGEVRVASLIYARNVLTPDGAKQVEFTRETRRLLDLAILLGVPQITMSVGARKDWPLEDNIRASLDFWAPLLEEGLQTGVRFALEFCPATGNFALGPATWRPLFDAAQSFPNFGLNYDPSHLLWQMIDPYAPLAEFADHILSVHAKDSHVKRDVLAEHGITMPYRYQETAPQGVVENRAPWWEFRIPGEGDLDWARLLGGLRTGGYRGGVMIELEANAYLGSTERVLDGLRRSVTHLRAAWDSVSTGATLTT from the coding sequence GTGAGCGCAGAGGCGCAGGTCGAGTGGGGGTTCGTCACCAACTGCCTCGGTTCGACTACCATTGACGAAGCCGTCGCGATCGCCCGTGAGGCCGGCCTGACCTGCATGGAGGTCGGGCCTTCGGTCAAGCGCGACCTCGCCGCTTTCAAGCGCGTCGTCACCGAGGGGGAGGTGCGAGTCGCCTCGTTGATCTACGCGCGCAACGTCCTCACGCCAGACGGCGCCAAGCAGGTTGAGTTCACGCGCGAGACGCGCAGGCTCCTCGACCTTGCGATTCTGCTTGGCGTGCCGCAGATCACCATGTCGGTCGGCGCCCGGAAAGACTGGCCGCTGGAAGACAACATCCGCGCATCGCTTGACTTCTGGGCGCCGCTGCTTGAGGAGGGTCTGCAGACCGGCGTGCGGTTCGCGCTCGAGTTCTGCCCGGCCACCGGAAACTTCGCCTTGGGGCCGGCGACGTGGCGGCCTTTGTTTGACGCAGCGCAGAGTTTCCCGAACTTCGGCCTCAACTACGATCCCTCACACCTGCTGTGGCAGATGATCGACCCGTATGCGCCGCTCGCCGAGTTTGCCGACCACATCCTGAGCGTGCATGCCAAAGACAGCCACGTCAAGCGTGACGTGCTGGCCGAACACGGGATCACGATGCCTTACCGCTATCAGGAAACCGCCCCGCAAGGTGTCGTCGAGAATCGTGCGCCGTGGTGGGAGTTCCGGATCCCGGGCGAAGGCGATCTGGACTGGGCGCGATTGCTGGGCGGTCTGCGCACTGGTGGCTATCGCGGCGGCGTGATGATCGAACTGGAAGCGAACGCCTACCTCGGCAGCACCGAACGCGTGCTGGACGGACTGCGGCGCAGTGTGACACATCTTCGAGCTGCGTGGGACTCGGTGTCCACGGGCGCGACACTCACGACATGA
- a CDS encoding zinc-binding alcohol dehydrogenase, which yields MTAVASRYAVVPDQNRLEIAAETFDLNDLPPTACAIAADATVVSPGTELAIYTATAPGVCTPGSWNAYPFRPGYGLVGRVERAGSSVHRVREGDRVFCFGKHASHQFYDDMASGKPVTAIYPVPDDISAQQLVMLRMALVAIHGPQLTQCRPGDTVAVFGLGVVGNLAAQLYRHAGLRVIGLDPVRMRCDRALQVGVEHVIDVPPEEQLAALRELTHGRGAEVTVEAVGHSAVAETCVAACADTGQVILLGSPRVPYSGDLNRTFRDIHMRWLTVRGALEWRLPPYAGLGIPVSVESNLAYLIQLLRDGRVDVNAVTTHVIAPEALPAAYDGLLNRKTDYLGVVVDWHAEHTNRG from the coding sequence ATGACCGCTGTCGCATCCCGCTATGCAGTCGTGCCCGATCAGAATCGGCTGGAGATCGCGGCCGAAACCTTTGACTTGAACGACCTACCCCCTACGGCGTGCGCGATCGCGGCCGACGCAACAGTAGTCAGCCCGGGCACCGAGCTGGCGATCTATACGGCGACTGCGCCGGGAGTGTGTACGCCCGGAAGCTGGAACGCGTACCCGTTCCGGCCCGGCTATGGCCTGGTCGGACGTGTTGAGCGGGCCGGGTCGTCGGTGCATCGTGTCCGGGAAGGCGACCGCGTCTTCTGTTTTGGCAAGCACGCGTCGCATCAGTTCTATGATGATATGGCCTCGGGCAAGCCGGTCACGGCGATCTACCCGGTCCCCGATGACATCTCCGCCCAACAACTGGTCATGCTGCGCATGGCGCTGGTCGCCATCCACGGCCCGCAGCTCACGCAGTGCCGCCCGGGCGATACGGTCGCCGTGTTCGGGCTTGGCGTCGTGGGCAACCTTGCCGCGCAGTTGTACCGCCATGCCGGACTCCGCGTCATCGGTCTCGATCCGGTCCGCATGCGCTGCGACCGGGCGCTGCAGGTTGGCGTCGAGCACGTCATCGATGTCCCGCCAGAGGAGCAGCTCGCGGCTTTGCGCGAACTGACACATGGACGCGGTGCAGAAGTTACGGTCGAGGCGGTCGGGCACAGCGCGGTGGCCGAGACATGCGTCGCGGCGTGCGCCGACACGGGACAGGTGATCCTGCTTGGATCTCCCCGCGTGCCGTATTCGGGCGACCTGAACCGGACCTTCCGCGATATTCACATGCGCTGGCTTACGGTCCGCGGCGCGCTGGAGTGGCGCCTGCCTCCGTATGCGGGTCTCGGCATTCCGGTGTCCGTCGAGTCGAACCTCGCCTACTTGATCCAACTCCTGCGCGACGGGCGGGTCGACGTAAACGCTGTCACGACACATGTGATCGCGCCGGAAGCCTTGCCAGCGGCGTATGACGGCCTGCTCAATCGCAAAACGGACTATCTCGGCGTGGTCGTTGATTGGCACGCCGAGCACACTAACCGAGGTTAA
- a CDS encoding Gfo/Idh/MocA family oxidoreductase produces MTTPIRTGVLGYGLAGRCFHVPYLRALSEFDVRVVATTRAEAQAALPGTRIVPTVEDVLTADDVDLVVVATPHRMHMPHALAALEAGKHVVIEKPAAVSLREVDTLQHAAAAAGKLAVPFHNRRWDGDFQAVRQLMISGMLGTVHYFESRWVMFRPKPRGVWRDRPEELGGVFNDLGPHLIDQALQLFGMPQSVFAQIMIHRLGCTVDDAFRVLMTYGNGLNIVLETDVLNGVSAPRFTLRGTNGAFEKQGVDPQEALLRAGIYPNDPAWSIAPETGRIVLGGEHGLAIEGQLEIAPGDYRGFYAGVGRAIAGDAPAPVTLDELGRQVQVMEAARQSSLSGMPVEVART; encoded by the coding sequence ATGACGACCCCAATTCGAACCGGAGTTTTGGGTTACGGGCTTGCCGGGCGCTGCTTCCACGTCCCGTACCTTCGCGCGCTGTCCGAGTTCGATGTTCGTGTCGTGGCAACGACCCGGGCGGAAGCGCAGGCGGCCCTGCCCGGTACGCGAATCGTGCCGACCGTCGAGGACGTGCTCACCGCTGACGATGTCGATCTGGTCGTGGTCGCGACACCGCACCGTATGCACATGCCCCATGCGCTTGCGGCGCTCGAGGCTGGCAAGCACGTAGTGATTGAAAAACCCGCGGCGGTATCGCTCCGCGAGGTGGATACGCTCCAACACGCGGCCGCTGCGGCAGGTAAGCTGGCAGTTCCTTTTCATAACCGGCGCTGGGACGGCGACTTTCAAGCCGTACGGCAGTTGATGATCAGCGGAATGCTTGGGACGGTTCACTACTTCGAGTCGCGCTGGGTCATGTTCCGACCGAAACCACGGGGTGTGTGGCGCGACCGGCCCGAGGAATTGGGCGGCGTCTTCAACGACCTCGGGCCGCACCTGATCGATCAGGCGCTCCAGCTTTTCGGGATGCCGCAGTCGGTCTTCGCCCAGATCATGATTCACCGGCTGGGGTGCACGGTCGACGATGCGTTTCGCGTGCTGATGACATACGGCAATGGTCTCAACATTGTCCTTGAGACAGACGTCCTCAACGGCGTGAGCGCGCCGCGTTTCACACTGCGCGGCACGAACGGCGCGTTCGAGAAGCAAGGGGTCGACCCGCAGGAGGCGCTGCTGCGCGCAGGGATTTATCCGAACGACCCGGCGTGGAGCATCGCGCCGGAGACCGGCCGCATCGTGCTGGGCGGTGAACACGGGCTGGCCATCGAAGGTCAATTGGAGATCGCGCCCGGAGACTATCGCGGCTTCTACGCCGGCGTGGGGCGGGCGATCGCTGGGGATGCGCCCGCGCCGGTGACGCTGGACGAGCTTGGCCGGCAGGTGCAGGTGATGGAGGCCGCACGACAATCGTCGTTGAGTGGTATGCCGGTAGAGGTGGCTCGCACATGA
- a CDS encoding sugar ABC transporter permease: MFLIIEVFAIPYNFFLGFHNWNGFRPPEWVGLENYEILFDDPLFWNAVGNNFIFIAASLTIMMGLALFLALMLDSGMPGAGIFRIMLFLPVVTPSIVVGLAFSRVFSAQNGLLNQILDSVGLGALKADWLGNPDLALISVIGVFIWRWLGYGVILFGAALLDIPEDLKDAPATDGATTFQTVRYVIIPLIRPIILIVGIWYTILAIRVFTLVFILTNGGPFNASEVINTYLYKTVFTYNDLGLGSAMANLILLVLVVIALVRSYFTRRFSID, translated from the coding sequence ATGTTCCTCATCATCGAAGTCTTCGCCATCCCGTATAACTTCTTTCTCGGCTTTCACAACTGGAACGGGTTTCGCCCGCCGGAGTGGGTTGGGCTTGAGAACTACGAGATCCTTTTTGACGACCCGCTGTTCTGGAACGCCGTCGGCAATAATTTCATTTTCATCGCCGCGTCACTCACGATCATGATGGGATTGGCGCTGTTCCTCGCGCTCATGCTGGACAGCGGTATGCCGGGTGCAGGCATCTTTCGCATCATGTTGTTTCTGCCTGTCGTCACGCCCTCGATCGTGGTTGGCTTGGCCTTCTCCCGCGTGTTCAGTGCGCAGAATGGCTTACTCAACCAAATCCTTGATTCCGTCGGGCTAGGCGCACTCAAGGCAGATTGGCTGGGCAATCCCGATCTGGCGCTCATCTCTGTAATCGGGGTGTTCATTTGGCGCTGGCTGGGATACGGCGTGATTCTGTTCGGCGCGGCGCTGCTTGACATTCCTGAGGACCTCAAAGACGCGCCGGCGACCGATGGCGCGACAACCTTCCAGACGGTGCGCTACGTCATCATCCCGCTGATCCGCCCGATTATCCTGATCGTTGGAATCTGGTACACGATCCTCGCCATTCGCGTGTTTACGCTGGTCTTCATCCTCACCAACGGTGGGCCATTCAATGCGTCGGAAGTCATCAACACTTACCTCTATAAGACCGTGTTCACGTACAACGATCTCGGTTTAGGGAGTGCGATGGCGAATCTCATCCTGCTGGTGCTGGTCGTGATCGCGCTGGTGCGGAGCTACTTCACCAGACGGTTCAGCATCGACTGA